The Salvelinus namaycush isolate Seneca chromosome 1, SaNama_1.0, whole genome shotgun sequence genome has a window encoding:
- the LOC120054620 gene encoding neurofilament light polypeptide-like: MSSIAYDPYFPSSSHKRRVMLRSGGYGDSAGGMASRSVYSSHSAPLSYHGSSRLHYPTYSRSSSMLLSTPRSAAAAELDISQAVQVSTEFKAVRTQEKAQLQELNDRFASFIERVHELEQQNQVLDAELLILRQRHVEPSHLRSLYEHEIRQLRAAVEEARDEKQAAQNHRDQMEEVLQSLQGRYEEEVVIREEVEGQLMDARKGADEAALGRVELEKRTETLLDELAFLKRLHEGEIAELQTQVQYNAQVSVEMEVAKPDLSSALRDIRVQYEKLAHRNLQSAEEWFRSKVSVMTEGTSRNTDNIRNAKEDAGEYRRLIQTRNQEIEACRDRNQSLENQLQEVEEEQSAEIAALQESIGQLEDELRTTKNEMARYLKDYQDLLNVKMALDIEIAAYRKLLEGEENRFSAVGPGAMSSVYSQSLCVAPSRNRPMFSMQSSLSSGAPYLRMYSSSFSSADEIIAASQAQPAESSPQEEEEEEEGEEKGDEEAKEEDVEEEKKAEGDNGDMKEEAEEEAKENGDDGGDENQKGRDGEEDGANETEEGHDKGEEDESKKEVEVAEEKEKPKDKNI; encoded by the exons ATGAGTTCCATTGCTTACGACCCTTACTTTCCCTCCTCTTCCCACAAGAGGAGGGTGATGCTGCGCAGTGGAGGGTATGGAGACAGTGCAGGAGGGATGGCATCCAGGTCGGTGTATTCCAGCCACTCTGCCCCCCTCTCATACCATGGGTCATCCCGGCTGCATTACCCAACATACAGCCGTAGCTCCTCCATGCTGCTGTCTACCCCCAGATCTGCTGCCGCTGCTGAACTCGACATCAGCCAGGCGGTGCAGGTGAGCACTGAGTTCAAGGCCGTGCGGACTCAGGAGAAAGCCCAGCTACAGGAGCTGAATGACCGCTTTGCCAGTTTCATTGAGCGCGTCCACGAGCTGGAACAGCAGAACCAGGTGCTGGATGCTGAACTGCTGATCCTCAGGCAGAGGCATGTGGAGCCCTCCCACCTCAGGTCCCTGTATGAGCACGAGATCCGCCAGCTCCGTGCTGCTGTGGAGGAGGCCCGCGATGAGAAACAGGCTGCCCAGAACCACAGGGACCAGATGGAGGAGGTGTTGCAGAGTCTGCAGGGACGTTATGAAGAGGAGGTAGTGATCAGGGAAGAGGTGGAGGGGCAACTGATGGATGCCAGGAAAGGGGCGGATGAGGCTGCTTTGGGCCGTGTTGAGCTGGAGAAGAGGACGGAGACGCTGCTGGATGAGTTGGCCTTCCTGAAACGTCTCCATGAGGGGGAGATAGCTGAGCTGCAGACCCAGGTGCAGTACAATGCCCAGGTGTCCGTGGAGATGGAGGTGGCCAAGCCAGACCTGTCTTCAGCCCTCCGAGACATCCGTGTCCAGTATGAGAAACTGGCACATCGCAACCTCCAGTCAGCCGAGGAATGGTTCCGCAGCAAGGTGAGTGTGATGACAGAAGGCACCTCCCGCAACACAGACAACATTCGCAATGCCAAAGAAGATGCCGGGGAGTACCGCCGCCTGATCCAAACACGGAACCAGGAGATTGAAGCCTGCCGTGATAGGAACCAGTCCCTGGAGAATCAGTtacaggaggtagaggaggaacaGAGTGCTGAGATCGCAGCCCTACAG GAATCAATTGGCCAGCTGGAGGACGAGTTGAGGACAACCAAGAATGAAATGGCTCGGTACCTGAAGGATTATCAAGACCTCTTGAACGTTAAGATGGCTCTGGACATCGAGATCGCAGCTTACAG GAAGCTGCTTGAAGGGGAGGAGAATCGCTTCAGTGCAGTAGGACCAGGGGCAATGTCCAGTGTCTATTCCCAAAGCCTGTGTGTTGCCCCATCCCGCAACCGCCCCATGTTTTCCATGCAGTCCAGCCTGAGCTCTGGTGCCCCCTACCTACGCATGTACAGCTCATCATTCTCCTCTGCAGATGAGATTATAGCTGCTAGTCAAGCACAGCCTGCTGAGTCAAGTCctcaggaagaagaggaggaggaggaaggagaggagaagggagacgAGGAAGCAAAGGAAGAGGATGTTGAAGAAGAGAAAAAAGCAGAAG GTGACAATGGAGATATGAAGGAAGAGGCAGAAGAGGAGGCTAAAGAAAATGGAGACGATGGAGGAGATGAAAACCAaaaaggtagagatggagaggaggatggagccAATGAAACAGAAGAAGGGCATGATAAGGGAGAAGAGGATGAAAGCAAAAAGGAAGTAGAAGTGGCAGAGGAAAAAGAGAAGCCAAAGGACAAAAATATTTAA